A genomic region of Arcobacter sp. LA11 contains the following coding sequences:
- a CDS encoding FixH family protein → MKLLKIISILALTFGLLNAEPVAQTGEKNGYTVKLKSEKSLVVGDNIFFATLQKDGKAVTDAKVKAKFFMPEMPGMPYMEYKDKAKLIDGKYKFMINFSMGGTWQYHLMFKTADGKVHKVRSSVNL, encoded by the coding sequence ATGAAGTTATTAAAAATAATTTCTATTTTAGCGTTGACATTTGGTCTTTTAAATGCAGAGCCCGTAGCTCAAACAGGTGAGAAAAATGGATATACAGTTAAACTGAAATCTGAAAAATCTTTAGTTGTAGGAGATAACATTTTCTTTGCAACATTGCAGAAAGATGGCAAAGCAGTAACAGATGCAAAAGTAAAAGCAAAATTCTTTATGCCTGAAATGCCAGGTATGCCATATATGGAATATAAGGATAAAGCAAAACTAATTGATGGAAAATATAAATTCATGATTAATTTTTCAATGGGTGGAACTTGGCAATATCATCTTATGTTTAAAACAGCAGATGGAAAAGTGCATAAAGTTAGATCTAGTGTAAATCTATAG
- a CDS encoding HAMP domain-containing sensor histidine kinase, which yields MILVALLYYQNEKKLYFDLTKTKMQNVASNISSRIILVHMSGKKTPIEDLLFEDDYNFSLYDSNKTKIYGKIQDKLDFSKKIIEKDKYFILTDNSTYGHLGVSYIAIKDNSFYKTLNELKTNIILIFLIIYSILALVGFYLAKLFLKPIKDEREKLNTFIKDTTHELNTPISAILMSSETEELSNKQVTRIKLAAQKISEIYKDLTYTFLEERDEEIDLKEISLNQVITQQLKYFEVLAEKKKIKLITDLEDTKFKIDENDFTRLFNNIVSNAIKYNKKSGFVEITLKNKKLIIKDNGIGIEDKKIKDIFNRYYRATKDSGGFGIGLNIVQNICLKYNIKFNVQSKLKEGSTFSFDF from the coding sequence ATGATACTAGTTGCTCTTCTTTATTATCAAAATGAAAAAAAACTATATTTTGATTTAACAAAAACAAAAATGCAAAATGTAGCTTCAAATATATCATCTAGAATTATTCTTGTTCATATGAGTGGTAAAAAAACTCCTATAGAAGACCTGCTCTTTGAAGATGATTATAACTTTTCACTATATGATTCAAATAAAACAAAAATTTATGGAAAAATTCAAGATAAATTAGATTTTTCAAAAAAGATTATAGAAAAGGATAAATACTTTATCTTAACTGATAACTCAACATATGGTCACTTAGGAGTATCCTATATTGCCATAAAAGACAACTCATTTTATAAGACACTTAATGAATTAAAAACAAATATCATTCTTATATTTCTAATTATATACTCTATTTTAGCACTCGTTGGTTTTTATTTAGCAAAACTATTTTTAAAACCAATAAAAGATGAGAGAGAAAAACTAAATACCTTTATAAAAGATACAACACATGAACTAAATACTCCTATTAGTGCTATTTTAATGTCTTCTGAAACAGAAGAACTTTCAAATAAACAAGTTACTAGAATCAAATTAGCAGCTCAAAAGATATCAGAAATATATAAAGACTTAACCTATACATTTTTAGAAGAAAGAGACGAAGAAATTGATTTGAAAGAGATATCTCTAAACCAAGTAATAACTCAACAACTAAAATATTTTGAAGTACTTGCCGAGAAAAAGAAGATTAAACTAATCACTGATTTAGAAGATACAAAATTTAAAATAGATGAAAATGATTTTACAAGACTATTTAACAACATAGTATCAAATGCAATCAAATACAATAAAAAATCTGGATTTGTAGAGATTACATTAAAAAATAAAAAATTAATAATAAAAGATAATGGTATTGGAATAGAAGATAAAAAAATAAAAGATATATTTAATAGATACTATAGAGCTACAAAAGATAGTGGCGGCTTTGGTATTGGATTAAATATTGTTCAAAATATTTGCTTGAAATACAATATAAAATTTAATGTTCAATCAAAACTAAAAGAAGGTAGTACTTTTAGTTTTGATTTCTAA
- a CDS encoding SPFH domain-containing protein, whose translation MFVSIVVILVMLILILFKNRIFEFKFGKQIFTVLMIVFSGVLIKGAFFIADAKYSYVVQFPWGGKTTYTTNGFHFSGWGIIRDYPKTIALSTKNFNSEKGKTDYDDTSTVSGIISPQLIRFSDAAQANLYFMTRFQLPMEEVALLNIDQQFGSREALINNLFKPSVKSAGINSARLMSIQEYITKRGSDFDAFFYDQLANGLFKTHVEEKRIYGEATSPAKVLGTDGELVISKESVSNRSEMRIIEVVKPLEKDGKYVRQGTNDLSRYSIDVVTAKVTYVDPSAKVKNLISKQRDAEANAALAENRVRTAVLESKAVKAEGAKKVEETRAKMLAAQTEKIIAAETIKEESIIENQRLLENKRLERETAIIDLEKAKLEAKAIKERADAEAYRKAEILKADNALKEKLEAWKYAQNVWAHAYSKRAVPSTVFGSSGSSNEAYGGISASDFMNILTVKAAKDLSLDLNVKK comes from the coding sequence ATGTTTGTATCAATTGTAGTTATATTGGTGATGTTAATATTAATTCTATTTAAAAATAGGATTTTTGAGTTTAAGTTTGGAAAACAAATTTTTACAGTTTTAATGATTGTATTTTCAGGAGTTTTAATAAAAGGTGCATTTTTTATTGCAGATGCAAAATATTCTTATGTTGTTCAATTCCCTTGGGGTGGTAAAACAACATATACAACAAATGGATTCCATTTTAGTGGTTGGGGAATTATTAGAGATTATCCTAAAACAATTGCATTAAGTACAAAAAATTTTAATAGTGAAAAAGGTAAAACAGATTATGATGATACGAGTACGGTATCAGGTATTATTTCTCCTCAATTAATTAGATTTTCTGATGCTGCTCAAGCAAATTTATATTTTATGACTAGATTTCAACTTCCAATGGAAGAAGTTGCATTGTTAAATATTGACCAACAGTTTGGTAGTAGAGAAGCTCTAATTAATAACCTTTTTAAACCAAGTGTCAAATCTGCAGGAATTAATAGTGCAAGGTTAATGTCTATCCAAGAGTATATAACAAAAAGAGGTAGTGATTTTGATGCTTTTTTTTATGATCAGTTAGCAAATGGACTTTTTAAGACACATGTTGAAGAAAAAAGAATTTATGGTGAAGCTACAAGTCCTGCTAAAGTTTTAGGTACAGATGGAGAGCTTGTAATTTCAAAAGAGAGTGTTTCTAATCGTTCTGAAATGAGGATTATTGAAGTTGTTAAACCTCTTGAAAAAGATGGAAAATATGTAAGACAAGGAACAAATGATTTATCAAGATATAGTATTGATGTTGTTACTGCAAAAGTTACTTATGTAGACCCTTCGGCAAAAGTAAAAAATTTAATATCAAAACAAAGAGATGCCGAAGCAAATGCTGCCCTTGCAGAAAATAGAGTTAGAACAGCAGTCTTAGAAAGTAAAGCGGTAAAAGCTGAAGGTGCAAAGAAAGTAGAAGAAACAAGGGCTAAAATGCTTGCTGCACAAACTGAAAAAATTATTGCTGCTGAAACTATAAAAGAAGAATCTATTATTGAAAATCAAAGACTTTTAGAAAATAAAAGACTTGAAAGAGAAACAGCAATAATTGATTTAGAAAAAGCAAAACTTGAAGCAAAAGCTATAAAAGAAAGAGCAGATGCTGAAGCATATAGAAAAGCAGAAATTTTAAAAGCCGATAATGCCTTAAAAGAGAAGCTAGAAGCTTGGAAATATGCACAAAATGTTTGGGCTCATGCTTATTCTAAAAGAGCAGTTCCTTCAACTGTATTCGGTAGTTCTGGTAGTAGTAATGAAGCATATGGCGGTATTTCTGCAAGTGATTTTATGAATATATTAACTGTTAAAGCTGCAAAAGATTTAAGTTTAGACTTAAATGTTAAAAAATAA
- a CDS encoding efflux RND transporter periplasmic adaptor subunit has product MKLIFSTLLLGFTIANAQILEVSQLFNKKLIKVQKEQIGTLKSFYGTTALNETKIYDIVTRFDGYITNLNANEQYKTIKKGNPLFSIYSDEITSIQQEIQIAKKFNKSLVNSNIEKLKSLDISSSTIRKIKTSKKPIKNISFYSPTNSIVLQKNINKGSFAKKGKLLLQLASLDELWFIASIYQKDLSFIKKDMKAKIYIDGIKNPIDSKVDMIYPTLDLKTKTVDVRFVIPNKDLKLYANMFGKVNLKAVKKEMLTLPKTAVLRKGDKYFVFQYLSKTEFEPIEIKAKRIASNKYEILDGIEEGQQVINNALFLLDSDAITNGLYSSDDDDW; this is encoded by the coding sequence ATGAAACTAATATTTAGTACCCTACTATTGGGCTTTACAATAGCAAATGCTCAAATTCTTGAAGTTTCACAGTTATTCAATAAAAAGCTCATCAAAGTACAAAAAGAGCAAATAGGTACTTTAAAAAGCTTTTATGGAACTACTGCTTTAAATGAGACAAAAATTTATGATATCGTCACTAGATTTGATGGATATATTACAAATTTGAATGCAAACGAACAATATAAAACTATAAAAAAAGGAAATCCACTTTTTTCAATCTATTCTGATGAAATAACTTCAATTCAACAAGAAATTCAAATTGCTAAAAAATTTAATAAATCTTTAGTAAATAGTAATATTGAAAAATTAAAATCATTAGATATAAGTTCTTCAACTATAAGAAAAATTAAAACATCAAAAAAACCTATAAAAAATATTTCATTTTATTCTCCAACAAATTCTATAGTTTTACAAAAAAATATAAATAAAGGAAGTTTCGCAAAAAAAGGAAAACTTTTACTTCAACTTGCATCTTTAGATGAACTTTGGTTTATTGCTTCAATATATCAAAAAGATTTATCATTTATAAAAAAAGATATGAAGGCAAAAATATATATAGATGGAATCAAAAATCCTATAGATTCAAAAGTTGATATGATTTACCCAACACTTGATTTAAAAACAAAAACTGTTGATGTTAGATTTGTGATACCAAATAAAGATTTAAAACTTTATGCAAATATGTTTGGAAAAGTAAATCTAAAAGCAGTCAAAAAAGAGATGTTAACCTTGCCTAAAACTGCAGTTCTTAGAAAAGGGGATAAGTACTTTGTTTTTCAATACCTTTCAAAAACAGAGTTTGAACCAATAGAAATAAAAGCAAAAAGAATAGCTTCAAATAAATATGAAATATTAGACGGGATAGAAGAAGGACAACAAGTAATAAACAATGCTCTGTTCTTACTTGATTCTGATGCTATTACAAATGGACTTTACAGTTCAGATGACGATGACTGGTAG
- a CDS encoding efflux RND transporter permease subunit, which yields MVESIISYSIRNKFLILFSVIVLTVASFWAVKNTSLDALPDLSPPQVIVQVKWAGQSPKTIEEQVSYPLISNLMSLPNIDTVRAMSSFQNALIYIIFKDGTDLYDSRNRILEQLSQLQGTFPDGANVAIGPDATGVGWAYEYALKSDTKSLDELRTLQDYYYKYALLGVDGVSEIASIGGFIKNYEITLNQDKLVQYNISIQDVKKALTFNNDEKGGRIILENGFEHMIQAKGYLKSIVDIENITIKTNSSIPLKIKDIAEVNITSTNRRGMVDLNGQGETVGGIVIVRYGENPYAVIKAVKEKIKTLNVDGVEVVETYDRTSLIDKAIDTLKNTLIEESIIVMIVTALFLFHFRSALIIIITLPITVLFTFLLMKVFGIGSNIMSLGGIAIAIGAMVDATIVMVENAHKYLQGKENISNEERIKIIIKSAKQVGRPIFFALILVVVSFLPIFALTGQEGRLFTPLAFTKSFAMISGAILSITVVPILMVFLIRGRLLREDKNLLNKFFIFLYSPILKLSLKLRYLIVLIFIGTIILAYPVYKKQNWEFMPMMNEQTFMYMPVTPYGLGIDLAKELTQKTDKVLKSFPEVDTVFGKAGRAQTATDPAPLAMIETIVTFKPEDQWREGMTYKKLMHEMDQKLQVAGLINSWTYPIRGRIDMLLTGIRTPLGIKLYGNNHEKLEVTAGEIEQKLKKFDKTLSVSTDKINSGYYLNIEVKEEMLARFGITKNDVLSTISLGVAGAKISTYLDGLERYPISLRFETTQREDITVLNNLQIKTKLGFQPLEMFAKLIYEEGPSVIKSEKALNVNFIYITPKNGISAKQYKDEAKELLKDIKLPEGFYYEWAGQSEYLESAMQRLIYIIPLTFVIIFILIYFALRNITYTMIIFFTLPFALTGGIFYLEYLNFNISIAVIVGFLALLGIAAETSIVMIVYLHEAMVELKNKCIKAEKAHIFHAIYKGAVLRLRPKLMTLFAILGGLIPIMYINGVGSEVMQRIAAPMIGGMISSAFLTLVIIPAIFYILALKQKGKMVDCDLSH from the coding sequence ATGGTAGAAAGTATAATCTCATATAGTATTAGAAATAAATTCCTAATTCTTTTCTCTGTTATCGTTTTAACAGTTGCATCATTTTGGGCAGTAAAAAATACAAGCCTTGATGCCTTACCTGATCTTTCACCTCCTCAAGTAATTGTTCAAGTTAAGTGGGCAGGTCAGAGTCCAAAAACAATTGAAGAACAAGTATCATATCCACTAATATCAAACTTGATGTCTTTGCCAAACATAGATACAGTAAGAGCTATGAGTTCTTTTCAAAATGCTTTGATATATATTATATTTAAAGATGGAACTGATCTTTATGATTCTAGAAATAGAATCTTAGAACAACTTTCACAACTTCAAGGAACTTTTCCAGATGGTGCAAATGTTGCAATTGGTCCAGATGCAACAGGTGTGGGTTGGGCTTATGAATATGCTTTAAAATCAGATACTAAATCTTTAGATGAGTTAAGAACATTACAAGACTATTACTACAAGTATGCTTTACTTGGAGTAGATGGAGTAAGTGAAATTGCATCTATTGGTGGCTTTATAAAAAACTATGAGATTACACTAAATCAAGATAAATTAGTTCAATACAATATTTCTATTCAAGATGTTAAAAAAGCACTTACTTTTAATAATGATGAAAAAGGTGGACGAATCATTTTAGAAAATGGTTTTGAACACATGATTCAAGCTAAAGGTTATCTAAAAAGTATTGTAGATATTGAGAATATTACTATTAAAACAAATAGTTCAATTCCACTTAAAATAAAAGATATAGCAGAAGTAAATATCACTTCTACAAATAGACGAGGTATGGTTGATTTAAATGGCCAAGGGGAAACGGTCGGAGGAATTGTTATTGTAAGATATGGAGAAAATCCATATGCGGTTATAAAAGCAGTAAAAGAAAAAATTAAAACATTAAATGTAGATGGAGTTGAAGTAGTTGAGACATATGATAGAACTTCTTTGATTGATAAAGCAATAGATACTCTTAAAAATACTCTTATAGAAGAGTCTATTATTGTTATGATTGTTACAGCCTTATTTCTATTTCACTTTAGATCTGCACTTATTATTATCATAACTCTTCCAATAACAGTTTTATTTACATTTTTACTTATGAAAGTTTTTGGAATAGGTTCAAATATTATGAGTCTTGGAGGAATTGCAATTGCAATTGGTGCAATGGTTGATGCAACTATTGTCATGGTCGAAAATGCACACAAATATCTTCAAGGAAAAGAAAATATTTCAAATGAAGAACGAATAAAAATTATAATCAAATCTGCAAAACAAGTAGGACGTCCTATATTTTTTGCACTTATTCTTGTAGTTGTGTCTTTTTTACCAATCTTTGCCTTAACAGGACAAGAAGGAAGATTATTTACTCCTTTAGCATTTACTAAATCTTTTGCGATGATTAGTGGAGCAATTCTATCTATTACAGTAGTACCAATACTTATGGTTTTTCTTATTCGTGGCAGACTTTTAAGAGAAGATAAAAACCTATTAAATAAGTTTTTCATTTTTCTTTATTCTCCTATTTTAAAATTGTCATTGAAACTTAGATATCTTATTGTTTTGATTTTTATAGGAACAATAATTCTTGCATATCCAGTTTATAAAAAACAGAACTGGGAATTTATGCCAATGATGAATGAACAGACTTTTATGTATATGCCAGTAACTCCCTATGGACTTGGTATTGATTTAGCAAAAGAGTTAACACAAAAAACAGATAAAGTTTTAAAATCATTCCCCGAAGTTGATACAGTTTTTGGAAAAGCAGGACGAGCCCAAACAGCAACTGACCCTGCTCCACTTGCTATGATTGAAACTATTGTTACATTTAAACCAGAAGATCAATGGCGAGAAGGAATGACCTATAAAAAGCTTATGCATGAGATGGATCAAAAGCTTCAAGTAGCTGGTCTTATAAACTCTTGGACATATCCAATTAGAGGAAGAATTGATATGCTTCTTACTGGAATTAGAACTCCTTTAGGAATAAAATTATATGGTAATAATCATGAAAAATTAGAAGTAACTGCTGGAGAAATTGAACAGAAGTTAAAAAAATTTGATAAAACACTTTCGGTATCAACTGATAAAATTAACTCAGGATACTATTTAAATATTGAAGTAAAAGAAGAGATGCTTGCAAGATTTGGAATTACTAAAAACGATGTACTTTCTACTATCTCACTAGGAGTTGCAGGAGCAAAGATATCTACTTATTTAGATGGTCTTGAAAGATACCCTATAAGTTTACGATTTGAGACAACACAAAGAGAAGATATAACAGTTTTAAATAACTTACAAATAAAAACAAAACTTGGATTTCAACCTCTTGAAATGTTTGCAAAATTAATATATGAAGAAGGACCTTCTGTTATTAAATCAGAAAAAGCTTTAAATGTTAACTTTATCTATATTACACCTAAGAATGGTATCTCTGCAAAACAATATAAAGATGAAGCTAAAGAACTTTTAAAGGATATAAAACTTCCTGAAGGCTTCTATTATGAATGGGCTGGACAAAGTGAATATCTAGAATCAGCAATGCAAAGATTGATTTATATTATTCCTTTAACCTTCGTAATTATATTTATTCTAATATATTTTGCACTAAGAAATATTACATACACAATGATAATATTCTTTACTCTTCCATTTGCACTAACAGGTGGAATCTTTTATCTTGAATATTTAAACTTTAATATATCAATTGCTGTTATTGTTGGTTTTCTTGCCCTACTTGGAATTGCTGCGGAAACTTCTATTGTAATGATAGTTTATCTACATGAAGCAAT
- a CDS encoding methyl-accepting chemotaxis protein, translating into MIKKGSIKNKLMAIFTIAIVIISVGFITESISSLNAISKSFIDRTSVFAYKTKEKEVKNYVSLAYKTMENYYSRTSKEKIQKEVENYLQEQTEYLFSILNSEYEANKDLLTKEELQNRLKSIIRASKFGKAGYFFGYDNKGTSVVHGSNQSYEGKNLIHIKDKNGVYIVKNIVKAGTSSKGEGFVTYHWEKPGYKELQLKVTFVKTFKPYGWILVTGSYVNDVSEKIKQEALAAISKMGYGQNGYFWVNDSKHIVKAHGKDPSIVGKNMIDFKDKKGIYIYREIVNIANKNKEGGILNYHWSKLNEKGVHKKISYVKKFEPWDLIIGTGVYADDIEQEVLIMEEETSKDVSSKIVTFIIMLVLMLIVILFIILIVMNKIIFKPLNRFQDGLLNFFKYVNKEQDDIDLLKVESNDEIGNMTSLINDNISKTKAITDQDDTLIDNVKEIVNHVGNGFLDKRITSSTNNESLEELKSLLNTMLDNLNGLVGNNINALSDVLEKYANRDFTYKIDKSNSGKIGVDIVNMNRMITKILQDNQKDGLSLQTRSNELTTNVQILNENANSQAVSLEETAASIEEITSNIRQTSEKAQVMLDISTQTQKSSSMGKDLATKTATSMDEINETVVNINEAITVIDQIAFQTNILSLNAAVEAATAGESGKGFAVVAQEVRNLASRSAEAAKEIKALVEMATVRANEGKEVSSAMIEGFNELENNISETSNLIDDVSNAAKEQSTGISQISDAVNQLDKFTQQNAAVADKTNSIAMETNNIAIDIVDNVNKNKFDN; encoded by the coding sequence ATGATTAAAAAGGGTTCAATTAAAAATAAATTAATGGCAATATTTACTATTGCTATAGTTATCATTTCTGTGGGGTTTATTACAGAATCAATATCAAGCTTAAATGCAATTTCTAAAAGTTTTATAGATAGGACATCAGTATTTGCCTATAAAACAAAAGAAAAAGAAGTTAAGAACTATGTCTCTTTAGCTTATAAAACAATGGAAAACTATTATTCAAGAACTTCAAAAGAAAAAATCCAAAAAGAAGTAGAAAATTATTTACAAGAACAAACAGAATATTTATTTTCAATCCTAAATTCAGAATATGAAGCAAATAAAGATTTATTAACAAAAGAAGAACTTCAAAATAGATTGAAGTCTATTATTCGAGCTAGCAAATTTGGTAAAGCAGGGTACTTTTTTGGTTATGACAATAAAGGAACATCGGTAGTTCATGGATCTAATCAATCATATGAAGGGAAAAACTTAATACATATAAAAGATAAAAATGGTGTTTATATTGTAAAAAATATTGTTAAAGCTGGTACCTCTTCAAAAGGGGAAGGATTTGTCACTTATCATTGGGAAAAACCAGGATATAAAGAACTGCAATTAAAAGTTACTTTTGTAAAAACATTTAAGCCTTATGGATGGATTTTAGTTACTGGTTCTTATGTAAATGATGTAAGTGAAAAAATAAAGCAAGAAGCATTAGCTGCTATATCTAAAATGGGATATGGTCAAAATGGCTATTTTTGGGTTAATGATTCAAAACATATTGTAAAAGCACATGGAAAAGATCCTTCTATTGTTGGAAAAAATATGATTGATTTCAAAGATAAAAAAGGAATTTATATTTATAGAGAGATAGTTAACATTGCTAATAAAAATAAAGAAGGTGGCATTTTAAATTATCATTGGAGTAAATTAAATGAAAAAGGGGTACATAAAAAAATATCATATGTAAAAAAGTTTGAACCTTGGGATTTGATTATTGGTACAGGTGTATATGCTGATGATATTGAACAAGAAGTTTTGATAATGGAAGAAGAAACTTCAAAAGATGTTAGTTCAAAAATAGTAACTTTTATAATAATGTTAGTACTTATGTTAATAGTTATTCTTTTTATAATATTAATTGTAATGAATAAAATCATTTTTAAACCTTTAAATAGGTTTCAAGATGGATTGTTAAACTTCTTTAAATATGTAAATAAAGAACAAGATGATATTGATTTATTAAAAGTTGAATCAAACGATGAAATTGGAAATATGACTTCATTAATTAATGATAATATTTCTAAAACAAAAGCAATTACGGATCAAGATGATACTTTAATAGATAATGTAAAAGAAATTGTAAATCATGTTGGGAATGGATTTTTAGATAAAAGAATTACTAGTTCCACAAATAATGAATCATTAGAAGAGTTAAAAAGTTTATTAAATACTATGCTTGATAATTTAAATGGATTAGTTGGAAATAATATTAATGCACTAAGTGATGTTTTAGAAAAATATGCGAACAGAGATTTTACTTATAAAATAGATAAATCAAATAGTGGAAAAATTGGTGTAGATATTGTTAATATGAATAGAATGATTACTAAAATATTGCAAGATAATCAAAAAGATGGTTTATCTTTACAAACAAGATCAAATGAGCTTACAACAAATGTACAAATCTTAAATGAGAATGCAAATTCACAAGCAGTTTCATTAGAAGAAACAGCAGCTTCTATTGAAGAAATAACTAGTAATATTAGACAGACAAGTGAAAAAGCACAAGTAATGTTAGATATTTCTACTCAAACTCAGAAATCTTCTAGTATGGGTAAAGACTTAGCAACAAAAACAGCTACATCTATGGATGAAATTAATGAAACGGTTGTAAATATCAATGAAGCAATTACTGTAATTGATCAAATTGCTTTCCAAACAAATATTCTTTCATTAAATGCAGCAGTAGAAGCTGCAACTGCAGGAGAATCTGGAAAAGGTTTTGCAGTTGTTGCTCAAGAAGTAAGAAATCTTGCATCTAGATCAGCAGAAGCAGCTAAAGAGATTAAAGCTTTAGTTGAAATGGCTACAGTTAGAGCAAATGAGGGTAAAGAAGTAAGCTCTGCTATGATTGAAGGCTTTAATGAACTTGAAAATAATATCTCAGAAACAAGTAACCTTATTGATGATGTTTCTAATGCAGCAAAAGAACAAAGTACAGGGATTAGCCAAATTAGTGATGCCGTAAATCAATTAGATAAATTTACACAGCAAAATGCAGCAGTTGCCGATAAAACTAATAGTATTGCTATGGAAACTAATAATATTGCGATTGATATTGTTGATAATGTAAATAAAAATAAATTTGATAATTAA
- a CDS encoding TolC family protein: MFKKSLLISVLIANLSLINAQNITIDNIVETTYSNNYTLKALEESIKSAKEQINLSSKWKNPTLTFGATDIQFDDITRRDLEPMQGQFIGFSQVIPMGDKLEIEKKIATNDYQISKYSIEDKKLQYKSKIYEYIYKIKLLEERLSLFEEFKSNTSKLENLLTELYKYNKASQTQILNTQIMYQELNLKSQKLKTMLNTINLKLEQITYKKIEDINIHTNINEIILSKDIESHPKILSLTQVSKKQENISILEKEKKNSDIKVSLTYVQRDEKFEDYVNVAFAIPLSVYGSEDIKSRKAKFKTLEINNKLKDMKLTFKNQIKTYQQNINDSIITLNIINKNIIPKIKQLQKVLETYNSFNSYKKVDSKSLINNFNEIIKYRLKAVDEKEKYFSALAKSIYFTKEI, from the coding sequence ATGTTTAAAAAATCTCTTCTTATATCAGTTTTAATTGCAAACTTATCATTGATTAATGCCCAAAATATCACTATAGATAATATTGTAGAAACCACTTACAGTAATAACTATACATTAAAAGCATTAGAAGAATCAATAAAAAGTGCAAAAGAACAAATAAATCTTTCTTCAAAGTGGAAAAATCCAACTCTTACTTTTGGAGCTACAGATATACAATTTGATGATATAACAAGAAGAGATTTAGAACCCATGCAAGGTCAATTTATAGGTTTTTCACAAGTTATTCCTATGGGAGATAAACTTGAGATTGAAAAAAAAATTGCAACAAATGATTATCAAATATCAAAATATTCTATTGAAGATAAAAAGCTACAATATAAATCAAAGATATATGAATATATTTACAAAATAAAATTATTAGAAGAGAGGTTATCTCTTTTTGAAGAGTTTAAATCAAACACTTCAAAACTTGAAAACTTATTAACAGAGCTTTATAAATATAACAAAGCATCACAAACACAAATTCTAAATACTCAAATTATGTACCAAGAATTAAATTTAAAATCACAAAAATTAAAAACTATGTTAAATACAATTAATCTAAAATTAGAACAAATTACATATAAAAAAATAGAAGATATAAATATCCATACAAATATAAATGAGATTATACTTTCTAAAGATATAGAATCTCATCCAAAAATTTTATCACTAACGCAAGTATCAAAAAAACAAGAAAATATTTCTATTCTTGAAAAAGAGAAAAAAAATTCTGATATAAAAGTCTCTTTAACATATGTTCAAAGAGATGAAAAGTTTGAAGATTATGTAAATGTTGCTTTTGCAATTCCATTATCAGTTTATGGAAGTGAAGATATAAAATCTAGAAAAGCAAAATTCAAAACTTTGGAGATTAACAATAAATTAAAAGATATGAAATTAACTTTTAAAAATCAGATTAAAACTTATCAACAAAACATCAATGACTCAATAATAACTTTAAATATTATTAATAAAAATATTATACCAAAAATTAAACAGCTTCAAAAAGTGTTAGAAACTTATAATAGTTTTAACTCTTATAAAAAAGTTGACTCAAAATCTTTAATAAACAATTTTAATGAAATTATAAAATATAGATTAAAAGCTGTCGATGAAAAAGAGAAATATTTCTCGGCACTTGCAAAATCTATCTATTTTACTAAGGAAATATAA